The genome window GACCTGGAGATGACCACAGCTACGCTGGATAAGCTCTGTGAGCTGCACGACCTGCACAAACATGACAGTCTTTTCCTTGCTGTCGGCGACAAGACGGTTATCCTCGGTGACACTGATCTGAACGAACTTCGTGGAAAGAAGACGGAGAAGACCATTTCTGTTAAAAAGTGGCGTCGTTATGTTCCGTTCCTGAAGTCGAATGAGAAAAAGGCTGATGCTCCATCAGATGCTAATAGCCTCTCATCCACAGAAGGATTGATTGTTGTGACAAAAGAACTCAACAGGAAAAAGCCAATCTTCATCAACGAAGAGAATGTTCATCGTTACCTTTTCCCACATTGCTGTCATGCCATCCCAGGTGATGATGTTCTCGGTTATATAGATAATAAGAACCACATCGAAATCCATAAGCGTGCCTGTCCGGTTGCTTCAAAGCTGAAGGCAAGCTATGGTGGCAGAATCCTGGATGCCAAGTGGGATATGCATCGCCGTATCTTATTCGATGCAACGATTGAGATATGCGGTATCGACCGCAGTGGTATGCTGCATGACATCTCCGATGTTCTTTCCGATCAGTTGGGTGTCAATATTCGCAAGATAACCATTTCCAGTGATAATGGTATCTTTGAGGGAAAGATAGAATTGCAGGTTCACGACCGTAAGGATGTCAAGCTCATTGTGGAGAGTATGAAGAATATCAAGGACATGCAGGAGGTACTGGAGGTGCTTTAGCCTTTTGGTAAACTACTTGTTCTCATGTCCTATACGTGTGTCAAAGCTATGACGGCACAAAGAAAAGTTTATATTGTAAGGATTAAGATTTAAAGAGCCGTACCGGAATGCTGTGTTAGCATTCTGATACGGCTCTTCTTCGTGTTTAGTAGGTGTTTAAAGCTATCACGCAATTGTTTCATTAAACCTCAACGTTCATCATTCCTTATTAATTGTTTTTATATTCGGCACCTTGTCTGCCTTCCAATCTTGTCCTTGCTCGCTATACCTTTGTTATAAAGACAAACATTCTGCCCGACAATCAACCGAAAAAGGTTCAGGCTCTAATGAACGATTCGTTTAAACACACCTGTGCGTCTGTTCTGTTTTCTTTCTTGCTTTACTAATGTCTTCAAATCTGTTTTTCTTCATTCCGCCTGCTATTCATCTGTCTGAAGTTATTGTAGCAGATAGGAACAGGCATTCTTCTCAGTCCATTATATCAAATTGTGGCGGATTCTAAAAGGGTGTTTCTCCTCGTTCAAATCTTCTCTTTGGCGAATTCTTTTCATGAAAAGAAATACTTTTCTTCATGAAAATAATTATTTCTTTTCGTGAAGAAAAATATTTATGGTCGTGAAGAAAACCTGCAAGTTATGTGGTATTACTCATTGTAGACAGGTGTACTGTTACCCGTAAAGCCTGCTTTTGTGAGGCGAATGGTATATGAAAAAGAGGGAGTTCAGTATCAGCTCTCTCTTCATTACATTTCTTTGGACTGTGATTAAGTCTGCGATGGTAATTCCCACAGTCCTTTATTCCACTTGTGTCTTCGGCCAGTTGACAAGATAAAGATGCTCTGTAGCACGGGTGAAGGCTGTATAGAGCCAGTGGATATAATCGGGTGTAAGCATCTCATCCGTCATATAACCTTGGTCGAGATAGATGTGTGCCCACTGTCCGCCCTGCGCCTTATGGCAGGTGATGGCATAACCGAACTTAACCTGCAAGGCATTGTAATAATCATCCTCACGGAGTTTCTTCATACGGTCAGCCTTTAATGGAATGTCTGCATAGTCCTCCAGCACACGCTGAAAGAGCTGTTCATTCTGCTTCTGTGTCAAGGCTGGTGCCTCCGTCATCAGTGCATCAAGGATAACGGTCATATCCTCTTCTGCATTATCATAATCGGGGAACTCCAGCGAGACATCGGCAAATCGGAATCCATAGAGTTCCCGAACGTTGCGGACACGGCGGACAACGGCACGGTCGCCGTTGGCAATGAAGGAGAGAGATGTGGGATGTCCTGTCGCTGACAACAGAGTGTTGTTCGGGATTGTATTAGCAACAGCGGGGCTTATGCCCCTCCCTTCGGGGGAAGGGAAGGGGGAGGTTACAGGTTCGTTTGCTTTATACTTATTCTTCACCACCATCAACATATCTCCCGTAGTCAGTTCCTCTTCACGTCCAAGCACCATGGTGCGGATACCCTGATTGAAGATGTTGGCACGCTTGTTTGAGCGTGTAATGACCATCGTTTCATCTATCCCTACTTCCGAATAGCTGGACGCAAGTCGCTCGATGAGCTCGTCACCGGGGACGATGGAGATGTCGGCAAAGCCGTTGAAGCGAATCTTGGGCAGCTGCGTGACATCATCGTGGGTAATCATCTGTCGGATAACCGTGGCATTATAAAGGATGCCGGAGTCCTGGCTCTGGCGGAGTACCTCATTCAGGTCACATTCGTAGACCGTCAGTCCGTATGTACGCAGCACATCAGCACGCAGGGCAGGACTCTCTTCTTCCCCCACTGGAGGGAGCTGTGCCTTGTCACCCACAAGCAGCATACGGCAGTTGCGGTCGTTATATACATACTGAATGAGGTCATCCAGCAGACAACCACTGCCAAATGTCGTGTTGTTTGATGACAGACTGATCATAGAAGCCTCGTCAACCATGAAAAGGCGGTCGCGAAAGAGGTTGACATTCAGATTGAACTTCCCCTCCAGTCCTGTAAAGGCTTTCTCCCGATAGATACAACGATGGATTGTGGAAGCCGGCTGGTTTGCATTCAAGGAGAATACCTTTGCTGCACGACCAGTCGGAGCCAGTAGTGTGACCTTCTGTCTCAACTCCATCATTGTGCGCACAATAGCACCCGCCAGGGAGGTCTTACCCGTGCCGGCACTGCCTCGGAGAATCATCACCGCACGCTCATCACGGTCGGTCATGAAACGTGCGAAGGTGTCGGTGGCACGCATCTGGTCATCGGTAGGAGCGAAACCAAAGTTCTGCAACACCCTATACGTCAGTTCTTCGTGTATCATCTTTCATTGTTCTGAAGGGTTATAAGGCATTGACTTGCCGATTACCATTCTGCAATATCGGTCCGACGCTCTATGCGCTGTTCGATATCATCCGGCAGTTGTGGGAAGAAGTCCATCCCTGTGATACGTTCCACTTCGTCAACCGAATTGACATAATCAGTCTTCTTGTGCCCCTTGGCTGACACGTTCCTACAGATAAAACCGATGGCTTTCGGTTCATCTTGCAGACAGAGAAC of Prevotella fusca JCM 17724 contains these proteins:
- a CDS encoding ATP-dependent DNA helicase is translated as MIHEELTYRVLQNFGFAPTDDQMRATDTFARFMTDRDERAVMILRGSAGTGKTSLAGAIVRTMMELRQKVTLLAPTGRAAKVFSLNANQPASTIHRCIYREKAFTGLEGKFNLNVNLFRDRLFMVDEASMISLSSNNTTFGSGCLLDDLIQYVYNDRNCRMLLVGDKAQLPPVGEEESPALRADVLRTYGLTVYECDLNEVLRQSQDSGILYNATVIRQMITHDDVTQLPKIRFNGFADISIVPGDELIERLASSYSEVGIDETMVITRSNKRANIFNQGIRTMVLGREEELTTGDMLMVVKNKYKANEPVTSPFPSPEGRGISPAVANTIPNNTLLSATGHPTSLSFIANGDRAVVRRVRNVRELYGFRFADVSLEFPDYDNAEEDMTVILDALMTEAPALTQKQNEQLFQRVLEDYADIPLKADRMKKLREDDYYNALQVKFGYAITCHKAQGGQWAHIYLDQGYMTDEMLTPDYIHWLYTAFTRATEHLYLVNWPKTQVE